A region of Solibacillus isronensis DNA encodes the following proteins:
- a CDS encoding GNAT family N-acetyltransferase, with protein MITLRNVQKTDLEELVVIENEGFTKEEAATREAFVERIHLIVDTFIVAERDGEIIGYINGPVIPQLYITDDLFEEINENPKKGGYQSILGVAVSKKARNQGIARMLLNKMEQLVKENERQGITLTCKQELVSFYEKLGFVNYGISESQHGGVSWYNMVKLQENMD; from the coding sequence ATGATTACATTAAGAAATGTGCAAAAAACAGACTTAGAAGAACTGGTCGTTATAGAAAATGAAGGATTTACAAAAGAAGAGGCTGCCACAAGGGAGGCCTTCGTGGAAAGAATTCATCTGATCGTGGATACGTTTATTGTCGCTGAAAGAGATGGAGAGATCATTGGTTACATTAACGGCCCTGTAATCCCTCAGTTATACATAACGGATGACCTTTTTGAAGAAATTAATGAAAATCCAAAAAAGGGTGGCTACCAAAGTATATTAGGCGTAGCTGTTTCTAAAAAAGCAAGAAATCAAGGAATTGCGCGGATGTTACTCAATAAAATGGAGCAGCTTGTCAAAGAAAATGAGCGACAAGGAATTACGTTAACATGCAAACAGGAATTGGTGTCTTTTTATGAAAAACTTGGCTTTGTAAACTATGGCATTTCTGAATCACAGCATGGTGGAGTTAGCTGGTATAACATGGTCAAACTGCAAGAGAATATGGATTAA